acctacCAAACAACttcgacaacaacaaatataaaacaattggaagaaaggagaaaactctCTCACAGAGAGCTAAACAACGCTCTACAACTATACACTCACTCActaataaagcaaaatctaGAGACAACAGACGACACCACGTCACACGAGTTAATCAGCAAGACTACTGAAGCTTTAAAAAGTCAACTAGCGAAATCTGgcgaagaaaataatttcttcGATGCTCTTATCCACCAGTTAAAGACAATccacggcaaagaaaaagaattccttaGCAAAACGTTAGCTGTCCTTCAGAGTGAAACCCTACACCAGCAAGTAGAAGAGCAGCAAGTAAAAGATCAAATTACCGCAGAAAATACCAATCTACGAAAACAGATcaagagcaacaagaaaaaggcaaagagttcaaaGTACACGCTCAGCAGCTCCTTAGAACGCCTGCAAGAAAGCAACGAGTCCTTGAAAAACTCACTTGAAAAAGCAAACACCCGAATTGCAGAGTTGGAGAGTGGTCtacaaaaatcacaagaagctgaaaaatatttcgaagaccgactgaaaaagaaagaagaaattaccGAGAGCGTTgaaagagaagggcaagaGACAATTAATAAACTTGAAGCAGAAAATTTCCAACTccaagaaaaactaaacagtACCAGGAAACAAATAGCAGTAAACGTTGAAAGACTAAAAGTACTAGAAACAGctacaaacgaaataaaaacacagTTAGACAAATCAAAAGCAGAAAAAGCCACACTAAATAAGACACAGGCAGAAactgttccaaaaaaaaagaccttgaACGAGAGCTTCAGCAAGTAAAAAAGCAGAcagcagaacaagaaaataaaatatcccgCTTGGAGAATCGTATTGCAGAGTATAAACAACGAGAACTTTTATTCGTCGAAGCCGAAGAGATCGACACAGAACAGGACCAGCACAGAGAAGtaacaaaattaattaacGAAATACACGACCTATCCTCGTTAAGTGAAGTCCAAGATAAATCACTACATTTTGAACTTGAAGCTGAGCAAATAACAGAACTGCAAAAAGTTATTGAGGTATtgggaaaacaagttgaatccCAAAGTAGAAATATAACATacttagaaaaagaaaacaatcatCTCAAAAGGACCATGGGTAAACACCACGACGATTCCACCAGACCGGACCAAGAGAGCAAAAAATATACCGCCGAAGAAGAGGCCATGATGAGTATAACTCAACCCATCGTGAGAGTGCTGGGAGAACTTttttcgagagaagacaaaaaatccATCCCGCCATTCAAAGGTAAAAGCACCGATAAATTAATTACCGAACAGCTCAAAGCAGCAGAACACGTGGCCCGAAACAATAACTGGGACGATGAGCAAAAGCTACGATTCTTCTCGGACCGACTTAAAGGAGAAGCCATGGAATGGCATGAAACTTACGTTGATGAGAAAGGGAAAGAGCTGGAATATGGAGAATGGAAAGCAGCAATAATTGAAAGATTTCAAGATGTATTTGACATAGCAGcgctgaagaaaaaactaacGAAGCTAAAGCAGAAACCAGAAGAAAATTGCAGAGCTTTCGTATCCAGCTTAAACAGCCTATACGATACCGTAGaaggaaaggaagaaaaactggACCAGGACAAAACCATAATAGAGGATCAATTATTTAATAAAGTGAAGAAGATGAGAGACACcacaaagataaaaatattacttcaAGGGATCCTACCCAAAGTGAAAGCGGAGCTATACCTCAGAATGCCAGAAAAATCTGACGACTTCGATTCACTTTGCAAACAACTGTTCATATCAGAACAGATATtgcacgaaaaggaaaacaatgaagataaagAAATAACAGCAGTAATTGCAGGAATTACAGACCgtgagaaagaacaagatcacgaattgtctaaacaaaaaactgaactaGAACAACTTAGCCAGAGATTATTAGAGATGGAGTGTTTTAATAAAGATCGTGAACCATCACAGGAAAGCAGTGTGCAGATAGCAGCCACCGACCGTTACAGCAACCACGGACGGCAGTCGAACATACGCCGAGGTAGACCAGGTTATCCCAGAGCACAGTACTCAGGCAGAGTCCGTTTCCGAGACACCTTAGACCGCAGCAGAGAGTCAGGTAATTCACGCAGTAGAGACCcgagtttttcaaaaagcagaGAAGCGAGCCCATTTAGGAGAAACGACCATATACAACGTTGGAGGCATAACGCACCAATAAGGGATCGTGAGCCGACATACACAACAGACTTCCGACTCCAACGAAACCACCCGTATACGCATCAACCAAGAAGATACCAACAACCTTTCAGGCCTAACGACCACGCGGATAACAGGTACTCGCAACAAAACGATAACAATCGCCAATATCGCAGTACAGGAGTCCGAACCCCAGTAAACAGAGATATAATTTGTCATAAGTGTAACAAAAAGGGACACATAGCAAGAGAATGTTGGACCAATATGGCATTTATGAATTATGCGAATCGCCAACAAATAGAATATATAAGATACTAACCCGCAGTAGCATAAAATCGAATAAATTAGATTCTAACATACCCCAACTAATACGcatacccattagaatttaTGGAATAGTAATTAGAGCTTTGATAGACactggagcagcagccagtctAGTTTCCGCAGATACCTTACTCAGCATAAATGAGAAAgaactaaaacaaataaaaaaataaaaatacacccACGTTTAGGACCGTATCCGGTCAGACTCTAAAATCAATAGGACAATATGAGCTAACATTACCATAAATAATAACCACTTAATCAATCACTACTTCTATGCCATAGAAAAACTGAATGAAGATTGCATTTTAGGCttagattttctatctaacAATAACGTGaaaattaatactagaaaTAGAGAAATATGCTATGACCATTTAGGAGTAGAACATAGCTATGGGCAGAATATACCATTGTATAACCTAACATTCGAGAATGCTGGAATTAAGATACCAATAATACCAGTACTTACTAAAAATCAAGAGGGAAAATTAACAGCAAAAGATCGCCGTAACTTAGAATCTTTTAGCCAGTGCGATATCTCGGAACAAGACAAGACGAAAGACAGCCAGCCTCCATAGCCACCACAATTCAATATCCCAGAATTTCAAACCGAAGTcttaacaaaaatcaaaaacttaCTTAACAAACATGAGCAATTATTTGCAGACAAAGAATCAGACCTTGGTCTCGTATCAcgagtaaaacattttataataCCGGAAGCAGCATTCCGATAAATCAACGACTCCGTAGAACACCTGAAGCGCTGAAAGAAACCGTAAAATCAAAAATCGAAGTAAtgctaaaaaataagataataaGGGAAAGTCACAGCCCTTTTGCCGCAGCCAttgtaatggtacccaaaaaagatggagaaatgcgtatgtgcaTCGACTATAGGCCGCTAAATAAAATTACAATTAAAGATAAATATCCATTGCCAAGAATTGACGATACCGTGGATGCGTTGTGCGGgtcaatgtatttttaatcATTGGATCTTTTGAGCGgatactggcaaatcgagattgaagaaaaggataaatataaaacagCTTTCATTTGCGAATTTGGAAAGTATGAATATAACAGAATGCCGTTTGGATTAACAAACGCACCAAAGTACGTTTCAaagagcaatgaataacattctAAAAAACGTGCTGTACAAATTCGCCCTAGTATACTTAGACGATATAATTATATTTAGTAAATCGATTGAGGAACATATATTGCACTTAGATAAAGTTTTCGAGCTTCTGGAAATTGCGGGAGTTaagctaaaaagaaagaagtgtgAATTCTTTAAAGAAGAATTGGACTATCTAGGATACATCGTTTCTAGAAAAGGGATAAcaccaaatttgaaaaaattaaaagcaattATAGATTACCCCGCtcccaaaaatacaaaagaattgaGTTCATTCTTAGGTTTGGCTAGTTACTACAGGAAATTTATCAgagcttttgctgataaagctcATCCATTGACTGCGCTTACGAAAAAGACAGCAgaatggaaatggggagagtcAGAAAGGGACGCCTTTAATTGTATAAAGAACTGTCTCATCACTAGACCTATCCTGAGTTATCCGGATTTTTCGCGCGACTTTATCATCTATACGGATGTGTCAGGGtatggaataggagcagtcttggcacAAATACAatctctacctcaatcagcggattcaggtGAGACTAACGAACAAGTTCTCAGTGAATCAGACGACACAGAAGACGTCATTGCATACAGTTCCAACATCTGAatgaccgcgaagccaagtggtccaCCACATAGAAGGAAGCTTATGCGATCGTTCATGCAATCGACGTATTCCGAACCTACTTATACGGACGTAAATTTACAGTATACACCGATCATCGACCTATGGAATGGTTGATGAGTAAGACAGAATCAGCAGGACGactagctagatgggcactcaaaaTCCAAGATTATGACATCGTAATTGGATATCGACCAGGTaaatcgcaccaaaatgcggaTGCCCTTAGTCGTACCCCAGTAGCAACTATAGCTAGTGTAGACGCAAGAGCGATTAAGAGCGAAATTAAAGAGGAAGAAAGCGAATGGGTTCGACTACAGCATAACGATATAAATTGCAGAAGAATTATAGGTaatttaatggaaaaaaagaaacagagaaacaGAAACACAGAGAATATAAATGGATATAAGGTAAACGAAAAAGGTGAATTAGTTGACAAATATGGAAAACTAGTAATACCAGGAAATACAATAAGAgaaataatggaagaaaatcatgatcacatgttagcaggacatttaggaattgCGAAAACTTTAGCGAGACTACAAAgacaatatttttggccaaacatgAGAACAGATGTTACGACACACGTTAACAGTTGCTTAAGATGTGCAAGGCGTAAAGACTTCGGCGCAACGATAACACCATTGCAACCTCTGCCACCAGTTGACAGAGTATGGCAACGCATTGCAATGGATATAGTAGGACCAATTCAAGAAAGTGTTAAGGGATATAAATATATTCTAGTTCTGTCTGATaatgccagtcgtttcgtttttgcatttccaatgaaaaaccaAACAGCCCAAACAATCGCATCCATTATGGTAAATAAAGTGATAACGAAATATGGAGCACCCGTGATTGTGCTAACCGATCAAGGAACGAATTTCCTTTCGAGTCTTGTTCAAGAGATGTGTAAACTCTTTAAAATCAAGCAGATGAGAACTACCGCCTACCATCCACAAACCGACGGACTAGTAGAAAGATTCAACAGAACACTGTGCGATatgctagcttgctacgtAGTAGATGAACCAGAAGAGTGGGACAAATACctaccatttgtcaccttAGCGTACAACACATCACAACAAGCTACGCTAAAGGACaccccattttaccttttcttcggAAGAGAACCAATTCTACTTaacgacataaaaataaatcggaTCTTCGAGCACGACGAAGGCAGTAGTGAATTATACtaccaaaaatggagaaacgctCAAGACTTGCAAGAAGTCACCTCTTCAAAGCACAAACTAAACAGAAAGGATACTACGatgaaagagcaaaaggaATTAAGTATAAAATTGGTGACTTAGTAATGCTTAAAGCAACACCATCAGCAGGTAAATTCATTAACAGGTGGAACGGACCGTTCCGAATAATACGAAACTTCTCAGACATAACTTACGAAGTCGAAAACattgataacaaaaaacaaaaagcaacggTTCACTCTAATCGCCTGAAACTCTATACCCCTCGAGAAAGTGTACCAAACATCACAGAAGCACTAAATTcaaacgtgaaaatcgaaagtaaaaacaaacgaggtCCTGGAAGACCACGTAAAAATGTAACAACAGAGATTGGCCccgtaaatttgaaaaaagaaaagaacaccaCGAATCCTTTACCCCTGATCACAAACCAAAGAATGTCCTATGCCGAACCAAACACCCCACCCAATTCGAGGAATGCCCGCTATAATCTTAGGAAAAGAACTAACtaagcaaaactaaaaaaaaaacaaaaaaaccctgtagtaataaaaattactttttatATCACAGATGGAGATATCCCTACTAGTAATTTGCGTGTTAGCTACCCTTGAAACTTCCAAAACACTTTACGTGTCCGTAtgcgattgtaagaatgtgaaAACAAGAGGCATACTGGATATAAATTCACCCTATTAttgcgataaagaaaatgtcgaaACCAGGCTACATTTCACACGTTTCCCCACTAGTTATACCCTAATGACCAAACAAAAACCCATTAAAACATGGAAGGGGTGGACTtgtaaacaatggataaaaacaaaaaaaattacaggaCCCTTTTGGGTTGGATCATTCGATACCGTTTTCTCCCAAGAAACCAAACTGATTTCACCGTTAGTGTTGGGAAATGGTTAACGATAAAAAATGTGGAAGAAATGTAATGCAGGCCAATCCAACCTCATTAAGTTTCACTGCAACCCCTACAGGAGAGGGTGCGTGGTACGCAATAAAAGAATATCGCGCACTAAATTGTCTCGCAGAAGAGATAACTTTAAGACAAAAAACCCATGAAAGCCCCATAGAAAGCCCCTTTGGATATTTAAATGCTAcccaacaagacggccaagtcattcaaaaataatacaatagtATGGGGGGATAAAACAAGTAATGTCTCAAATTCCCAGATAATCCTTAAAGGGGTAGGATACCTCGAATTGACCCAGACCACAGAAATCGTAAATACCAGTAGGCTCTTAGATACCAgtagacaaattgaaatatcattcTTTAACACccctgataataataataaagaactaGCTCGACCCAGCTTTAAAGTAGTCGGCATCCCTCTAACCTTCTTGATATTCCCCgccgaaacaacaagaaagttatacaaaatacataaaaacacccTACCCTTctgtaaaaatcaaaccaatatCGACTCATGGTCATGCAATGAATTTGCAGAGCcgaggaaaagcaaaacaaaaagatccATAAAGCAAGAAGTCGAATTCCTTTTAAACGATCCACTCGAAGAAGCAGAATTGGGAAAACGACTCtacagcatttcttatgcttggggatggattcgtttaggccatccaaaaataataaagatagaagaaaacggcGTAATACGCAAACAAGATTTAATCGTTTACATCAAGATAATGTACACCCATAAACAAGTGACCATTCATAACCAATTCGACATAGACGAAAAATTACCTTACGGAACAGACTTCGAGTACCTAATGGATCAAACCTTACGAATCAGAAGAACCACCACGTTTATAACGGCGCTGGATATTCGATACAAAAAACCACCAGCTAATATCAATGGAAAAACACCTATGTATCACACTACGAGACGAGGACGAAGGAACCAAACGTCtttaatcctgcaaaaatgcaGCAGACCTGACGATGTAGACGACAACCAGCAATGGGTATTTGAAACATTGAATACAAACCCAGAAGTATTAGAAAACTTTCCGGAAACATCCATCGACGAGCTGGAGGAAATAAGACTGGAACAGAGAAGAGCAGTAACGACAACGATTAATTCGCCACTCTTTGGACGcttaattaaattcaaccaTGGACATGGAAACATCATTTGATATGATCGGCTGGGGACTGTTAAAAACGGAAGACCGCCAAGTGAAAAATGCGTTACCTACAACGGCACAAACACCATGATGACGCTGGAAGAATGTGACCCAGACTGGATCAGATGCCAAAGAAGCCTACAAAAATTGCTAACTAGCAATGACCCATTAGTACAGACTCAAACTACAGTAGCAAACTGCAGTAGGACAATGGAACGAGGTCAAGCGTTCGAATATTCAGCAGATTTCACAATCAGACCCTTCAATACCAACAACTGTATCAAGGCCAATACAACGATGCTAGTCTTACAGGAATGTTCCAATACTAGCTCAGTATGGGGAACATTCGAACACACGGGACAATTAATGGCAACGGATAGAACGGGATCACACTCACCTGCCTCGGACAAAAAATGTCTGACACTGAAAATAGGAAAGTTAAGCCTAGGACATTGCCACGAAAGGAGCAAGAAACTACACTTCAGCTTCGAGTATAAAAATCCTCACCAAATAAGAACCTTGCCAGCATCAGCCATCATAGCTTTATATACGCAACAATCGTTCGACGGGAAAACTGTACTAAAAATCCCACTGTTaaacaaacgtgaaaatatCAACTCAATTTTTAGAAATGAAACGGAAGAATCCCCTAAAACAACAGCGAAATCAGTTGTCACATCAACCGCCAAACCAACTACGACAACAACGCATCGTCCTACCACATCGAAAACTACAACGACGCTTAAACAAACAACGACTAGTAAACCAATAccaacaacgacgacaaaaccaacaacaacgacaaaaccGACCACAAccataaaaacaacaacaacgacaaagCTAACGACGACGACATTCAGGCCCACACCAACCACGACGAAGACAACCGAAAAGACAACCTTACCAACAGTAAAACCTACATTACCTTCAGCAACCACTCGAATGGTTATCGCAACAACATTAAGCAccaatacaacaaaaaatactacCCCAAGGCCAATAAAAGAAAGTCCAGAAACACCCACAACGCCAGCAGGAACAACCACCCCGGAAACAACACATACACCAGCTCAAGAAAAAATAGACATATTTAAACCCAGTCCAAAATCCAACGACTTAGAAGCCACAATACCAGAAACAAGGGACACAACGACAACCCAAAAGCCAAGAAGCGGAATAACAAAGAGAAACAAGGAAATGGCAAACGATACATCATCACCGCGACGGGacgaagaagcaaaaacaGAATTACTGGTGTCCGTAAATGAACTAAACGACCAGCTGAAGTACGAAATTAGTAAAATGCATGAGCAATATAAAATAGGTATAGagacggaacacgaaaataagTTGGCCAAAGAGATTAGAGACGTATACTGCCAGTtaacaaagataaaaagaatgCAAGCAATTATATTAGCTCAAACAAATGGCCTAGTAGCAGCAGCTGCCTTAGGCCTACCTACCTGTTTGAGGCTTTATGGTTTTGGACAAGCCATGACGCTACAACAATGTGAgcaaaaaaggattttactatcggcaaaagaaacgaaatgcgGATACCAACCGTTCTTCAAGtatggaaaaatgaattgcacCATAGGAACGGATGGGTGGTCTATTCACCCATATTCTGATTGCTTCTGGAAAACGCAACTAGTAAACATCAATGGATACCCGCACTTCATGGGAACATAACGACACCAATGGTGGTTGGGTAAAACAAGACGCAACGATCCACACCCCGAATCTGGATCTAATCGCGGAATTTGATGAGCTGCATTTAATCAATTTTGATTACAACACTCAAAAGCCACCCAGCCCATAACGCTATGGACATGGAACAGTTGAATATACTAAATGACTTAGTTGGGAAACTACAGGAAGGAGAAGCGAGATCCCTGTCAGATATTGTAGTATCTGAAgcgcaagaaaacaaaattgggcACATGTTCTCTTGGTTCGATACTGTAAAAATCCTAGGACTAACATCAATTGGATTTATATTATTCCTAATATGTCTTCGGGCGTTTATCGCCTGCAACCCGTGTCCCAGATTAATAAAAAGGGTTAATTCAAGAAAATCAGCCGCGGAGGGAATGACATCGCCTAGTCCTAGcgcaccagaaaaagaaaacatctaCTCGACGGAAGAATCTAGTTTGGAAAACGGCAGACAACAAACCTGCACCGGTAACCATTCGACATGCTCATATGTCGTTGGGCACGGTATGGTGTGGGAAGACTTGTGCAAATGCACAGGGAGCTCGGACACagggatataaaaaaaataaaaaataaataaattaatgaaaaaaaaataaaaaaaaaataatgataataataaccaaacacaacacaaataatcaaacagtaatagacaaaaacaaaaaataatagtcGGATAGTTACGCTCTAATTGAAGTCTATATGATATCCAACTTAAAAGATAACCCAGATAAAAGGCTGAGCTAATGATGAAAAAGCCGACAAACCTATGGGTACTATAAGGGATGATGTGGAATAACACCATCTTCAGTTTAAAATCAAACCTTAAGAGAAGCACTCTATACCTCGACCAACCACTGTATCCAAAGTTAAGATGTCTACCACCAACATCCTATAAATGAATACAATCAAGGAAGAACGACCGAGCTGGATTGAAAATCTAGTAAACGACTGGATGGGAGCCGAAGAAACTCAGAAAACAGTAAAGATTGAGCACGAAACAGAACCTGAAGTAGGGCTCGAAATTGAAATAGTGAAACACGAAATAGATGAGAACGGTGACGACGATAAAGATTGgctgaagaaaatgatttagCAAATCGAGAAGCCCGAAAATACTGCAGACAACGCCGCAACAGCAATAGCACTGGCGAACGAGCACCGCAACCACGAAGAAAGCCAGTCAAGTTACAGTCACCGTGAGGATGAATCACACCTCGAACGGAACGGAATACAGAAGTGACAAATACGACCCACCCGCAGGCAATGAAACAGGAGGATTCAATCATGACCCAGAAGCGCATATCACTATCAGCTGCGGTAACTGCATGCTTAAGACTTTCCCTTCGTTAGCCGCGGGGGAGGCAGCCAGTATACGCCTCGAAAGGATGGCTACTAAAGCAGCCAAGGAAGGCCAGTTAATCTTAGAAATAATGAACGCCCCCCGAAACAcattaagaaaatttctgaagaaaaaggaagaagagggAAGAGCAACAGGGAGAAGCGTAGGAAGTATGTTAGACACGAAATTCCCAAACGGAAGAACCCTGCTCCATGAAagtgtaaacaaaaaaagatacgaCGTCACGGATTTACTATTAACGTTCGGCGCCAACATCAACATCGTGGAAAATGGCGAAACAATAGCTCACCGAGCCGCAGCGGACAATAATGAACACCTACTCAGAACTCTAGCATACCACAAGTGTCAGTTTAGCGAATGGAACTGTCCTATTAGGGAAACTCCCCTAATGGTGGCTATTGCATTAAGAAACGAAGAATGTATCGATTTCCTGTGGGTAACTCCACTGATAAAACAATTGAGTCGCGATGCAGAAACCTTTCTGCACTACGCAGCAAGATTCAATAACAAGAAAGAGTACGTCAACAGTGCATACCTGCATGGAGTAAACATCAACCAAGAGTCCTGGACGCGCCGCGAAACGGCCCTTACTATAGCCGTACGATACGGAAACCCTTAAATCGTGGAAGTACTGTTAAGAAACGGGGCCAGATACGACGAACCAGACGGCCTAGGAAATTACGCCATGGATTACATCGGCACAAACGACGAAATAGCGAAAGTATTCCTTAACAGAAACATAActccgaaaagaaaaggccagaAAACGCTGATAATACACTACGACCGAGAAAGGAGATGCAAGAAGAGGAGAGGATCCAGTTTAGCATCGGAAGAAGATTAACCACAGAAATTGCCGTTCCCaattttacaattttaaagtaaataaaaaataataaaacaagctagatattttcaaaatgtttggGACCTTAGACTTAGCTTCAAGCAAATATGTAACCAAAGTAAGCATCTTCGTATAAACAATATTGAAATGTTAAGCCTTCATTTGTAGGCGTTAAGGCATAAATGATATCTAGTTGGAGGACCAACTCTTATCGATAAAGAGGGAAGGAATGTAATGATCCAATATATACTTTTATGTACACTTGGcggtagcctatgctatccCTGAAGTAGGTGCGACACTACGCGTCGCACCCCCGCAATAaaaaccacgggtgaagcccatggagaATGCGAATATTGGATTACATCTGcgtcaagcatttcttgaattttatcatctaataatttcctttggttatttgttactctgtatgagcgttgtcgaatggggcctcgtccttgtgtatcaatcatattttttataaggttggtgtttcctaattctgaatatttggacgcgaacaagtcgtgaaagtcatcaaataattttgagagCGGTGCTTGAAATTCGGAGTCGACTTCTGTGATAAAAATTGGCTCAGCTACTGGTT
This genomic stretch from Daphnia carinata strain CSIRO-1 chromosome 4, CSIRO_AGI_Dcar_HiC_V3, whole genome shotgun sequence harbors:
- the LOC130687588 gene encoding putative ankyrin repeat protein RF_0381, with amino-acid sequence MNHTSNGTEYRSDKYDPPAGNETGGFNHDPEAHITISCGNCMLKTFPSLAAGEAASIRLERMATKAAKEGQLILEIMNAPRNTLRKFLKKKEEEGRATGRSVGSMLDTKFPNGRTLLHESVNKKRYDVTDLLLTFGANINIVENGETIAHRAAADNNEHLLRTLAYHKCQFSEWNCPIRETPLMVAIALRNEECIDFLWVTPLIKQLSRDAETFLHYAARFNNKKEYVNSAYLHGVNINQESWTRRETALTIAVRYGNP